The Bradysia coprophila strain Holo2 chromosome II, BU_Bcop_v1, whole genome shotgun sequence genome has a segment encoding these proteins:
- the LOC119066951 gene encoding odorant receptor 94a-like, translating to MMHSIQIHKVIQLMISFFCLIGVWHCGDKPTVKEFRIKLFYTFYYPLLALSLAVGAIQSDKEDQSIFLAEVAIEVAVLTTKLWLLIWKQNEILYLLSRVCVFSIRSDDDWNLLNAKLRGFMNFVLVFLILSVAGSSGSLILSFRGSEKTFFLKIAFPMDYQNNEIAFWFATIFLSTEMALTVVVDIFTTIIWYLLLMCSLRYQVLGNELKNLGIIKKKAEGKMTKKHMQNKFFEDLKASIDDHLHIRGLASELESFFSDLFLVQFGTSGLCICGSIYCLAFDVGENLPERIVHFLAFIYFIYGLFMITYFGNEIMLSSNRLSYSLFESDWYNQPQSTKKCIVIFGEYLKRPQEIVIGKLYPLTLETFTRILNSAYSMFNILKSFQQ from the exons ATGATGCATTCTATTCAAATTCATAAAGTGATCCAACTGatgatttctttcttttgtcTCATTGGCGTTTGGCATTGTGGAGATAAGCCCACGGTCAAGGAATTCAGAATTAAGTTATTTTATACCTTTTATTATCCACTTTTGGCCTTATCATTGGCGGTTGGGGCGATTCAAAGTGATAAAGAGGATCAGTCGATATTCTTAGCAGAAGTAGCAATCGAAGTGGCAGTTCTGACTACGAAACTCTGGCTCTTGATTTGGAAACAGaatgaaattctttatttGTTGAGTCGAGTTTGTGTCTTTTCGATTCGAAGTGACGACGACTGGAATCTACTTAACGCCAAATTGAGAGGATTCATGAATTTCGTGTTGGTTTTTTTAATTCTATCTGTTGCTGGTTCTTCAGGGTCACTAATTTTATCGTTTCGTGGAagtgagaaaactttttttttgaaaattgcatttcccATGGATTatcaaaacaatgaaattgcattctggtttgcaacaatttttctCTCTACTGAAATGGCTTTAACCGTAGTCGTAGACATTTTTACAACAATAATTTGGTATTTACTCTTGATGTGTTCTTTGAGGTATCAAGTGCTGGGAAATGAGTTGAAGAATCTGGGaatcattaagaaaaaggCAGAAGGAAAGATGACAAAAAAGCATATGCAAAACAagttttttgaagatttgaaAGCGTCAATTGATGATCACTTACACATTAGGGG ATTGGCAAGCGAATTGGAATCCTTTTTCTCAGATCTATTTTTAGTACAGTTTGGCACCAGCGGCCTCTGCATCTGCGGATCCATTTATTGCCTAGCATTT GATGTCGGTGAAAATCTACCGGAACGTATTGTACACTTCCTGGCgtttatttactttatttaTGGACTATTTATGATCACGTACTTTGGGAATGAGATTATGCTGTCTAGTAATCGGCTATCCTACAGCTTATTTGAATCAGACTGGTATAACCAGCCCCAATCAACCAAAAAGTGTATCGTcatttttggtgaatatttAAAGCGACCACAGGAGATTGTGATTGGCAAGTTGTATCCATTAACGTTGGAGACATTTACAAGG ATTTTGAATTCTGCCTACAGcatgttcaacattttaaaaagctttcagcaatga
- the LOC119067296 gene encoding odorant receptor 94a-like translates to MMHSIQIHKVIQLMISFFCLIGVWHRGDKPTVKEFRIKLFYTFYYPLLALSLAVGAIKNDKEDQSIFLAEVAIEVAVLTTKLWLLIWKQNEILYLLSRVCVISIRSDDDWNLLNAKLRGFMNFVLVFLILSVAGSSGSLILSFRGSEKTFFLKIAFPMDYQNNEIAFWFATIFLSTEMALTVVVDIFTTIIWYLLLMCSLRYQVLGNELKNLGIIKKNAEGKMTKKHMQNKYFGDLKASIDDHLHIRGLASELESFFSDLFFVQFGTSGLCICGSIYFLAFDVGENLPERIVHFLAFIYFIYGLFMITYFGNEIMLSSNRLSYSLFESDWYNQPQSTKKCIVIFGEYLKRPQEIVIGKLYPLTLETFTRILNSGYSMFNILKRFQQ, encoded by the exons ATGATGCATTCTATTCAAATTCATAAAGTGATCCAACTGatgatttctttcttttgtcTCATTGGCGTTTGGCATCGTGGAGATAAGCCTACGGTCAAGGAATTCAGAATTAAGTTATTTTATACCTTTTATTATCCACTTTTGGCCTTATCATTGGCGGTTGGGGCGattaaaaatgataaagaGGATCAGTCGATATTCTTAGCAGAAGTAGCAATCGAAGTGGCAGTTCTGACTACGAAACTCTGGCTCTTGATTTGGAAACAGaatgaaattctttatttGTTGAGTCGAGTTTGTGTCATTTCGATTCGAAGTGACGACGACTGGAATCTACTTAACGCCAAATTGAGAGGATTCATGAATTTCGTGTTGGTTTTTTTAATTCTATCTGTTGCTGGTTCTTCAGGGTCACTAATTTTATCGTTTCGTGGAagtgagaaaactttttttttgaaaattgcatttcccATGGATTatcaaaacaatgaaattgcattctggtttgcaacaatttttctCTCTACTGAAATGGCTTTAACCGTAGTCGTAGACATTTTTACAACAATAATTTGGTATTTACTCTTGATGTGTTCTTTGAGGTATCAAGTGCTGGGAAATGAGTTGAAGAATCTGGgaatcattaagaaaaatgCCGAAGGAAAGATGACGAAAAAGCATATGCAAAACAAGTATTTTGGAGATTTGAAAGCGTCTATTGATGATCACTTACACATTAGGGG ATTGGCAAGCGAATTGGAATCATTTTTCTCAGATCTATTTTTCGTACAGTTTGGTACCAGCGGCCTCTGCATTTGCGGATCCATTTATTTCCTAGCATTT GATGTAGGTGAAAATCTACCGGAACGTATTGTACACTTCCTGGCgtttatttactttatttaTGGACTATTTATGATCACGTACTTTGGGAATGAGATTATGCTGTCTAGTAATCGGCTATCCTACAGCTTATTTGAATCAGACTGGTATAACCAGCCCCAATCAACCAAAAAGTGTATCGTcatttttggtgaatatttAAAGCGACCACAGGAGATTGTGATTGGCAAGTTGTATCCATTAACGTTGGAGACATTTACAAGG ATTTTGAATTCTGGCTACAGcatgttcaacattttaaagaGATTTCAGCAATGA
- the LOC119066926 gene encoding LOW QUALITY PROTEIN: odorant receptor 94b-like (The sequence of the model RefSeq protein was modified relative to this genomic sequence to represent the inferred CDS: substituted 2 bases at 2 genomic stop codons), which produces MHSIQIHNVIARMISFFYLIGVWHRGDKPTVKEFRIKLFYSFYYPLFVLSLTIGAISNENRDTTIFLTETSIAVSVAAIKFWLLIWKQNQILDLLNRVCAFSIRSDVDYNRFNDNLXGFMKFVLVFVITVTVAGSAGTVLSFLGRERTLFLEIAFPLDWRSKEIAFWLATTFLFTEMALTVVIDFFTTIIWYLLLICSLRYQLLGSELKNLGSINKNTEEKMTKMQMQNNFFKDLKESIDAHRHIREXVCCYRQSPVYNFCLLASELESFFSDLFFVQFGTSGLCICGSIYCLAFDVGDNLLERCVHVIAFLYFIAELFMITYFGNEIMLSSNRLSYSLFESDWYNQPQSTKKCVIIFGEYLKQPQEIVIGKLYPLTLETFTRILNSAYSMFNILKSFQ; this is translated from the exons ATGCATTCTATTCAAATTCATAACGTTATCGCACGAATGATTTCGTTCTTTTATCTCATTGGCGTTTGGCATCGTGGAGATAAACCTACGGTCAAGGAATTCCGAATTAAGTTATTTTATTCCTTttattatccactctttgtcCTATCATTGACGATTGGAGCAATTTCTAATGAAAATAGGGATACAACTATATTCTTAACAGAAACATCAATCGCAGTTTCAGTTGcagcaataaaattttggctCTTAATTTGGAAACAGAATCAAATTCTTGATTTGTTGAATCGAGTTTGTGCCTTCTCGATTCGAAGTGATGTCGACTACAATCGATTTAACGACAATCTTTGAGGATTTATGAAGTTTGTATTGGTGTTTGTAATTACTGTAACTGTTGCTGGTTCTGCAGGAACCGTTTTATCGTTTCTTGGACGTGAGAGaactttatttttggaaattgcatttccatTGGATTGGAGAAGCAAAGAGATTGCGTTCTGGCTTGCAACCACTTTTCTCTTTACTGAAATGGCTTTAACTGTAGTCATAGACTTTTTCACCACAATAATTTGGTATTTACTCTTGATATGTTCTCTGAGGTATCAATTGCTAGGAAGTGAGTTGAAGAATTTGGGAAGCATTAACAAAAATACTGAAGAAAAGATGACGAAAATGCAAATgcaaaacaacttttttaaagatttaaaAGAGTCAATCGATGCTCATCGACACATTAGGGAGTGAGTGTGTTGTTATCGACAGAGCCCAGtctataatttttgtttgttggcaAGCGAATTGGAATCCTTTTTCTCTGATCTATTTTTCGTACAGTTTGGCACCAGCGGCCTCTGCATTTGTGGATCAATTTATTGCCTGGCATTT GATGTTGGTGATAATTTATTGGAACGTTGTGTACATGTTATAGCATTTTTATACTTCATTGCCGAACTGTTTATGATCACGTACTTTGGGAATGAGATAATGCTGTCAAGTAATCGTCTCTCCTACAGCTTATTTGAGTCGGACTGGTACAACCAGCCCCAATCGACCAAAAAGTGCGTCATcatttttggtgaatatttGAAGCAACCACAGGAGATTGTGATTGGCAAATTGTATCCATTAACGTTGGAGACATTTACAAGG ATTTTGAATTCTGCCTACAGCATGTTCAACATCTTAAAAAGCTTTCAgtaa